A section of the Nitrospirota bacterium genome encodes:
- the cysK gene encoding cysteine synthase A — MQLHKDITELIGRTPLVRLNRLSPAGGASIYGKVEFFNPGGSIKDRICLNMINEAERLGTLKPGGTIVEPTSGNTGIGLALVAAVRGYKLILVMPESMSMERASLLSSYGAQLVLTPAWEGMKGSIREAESIIAQNPSYYMPDQFSNPANPAMHKKTTALEILEALDGKIDAFVAAVGTGGTITGCGELFKERNPDVKIIAVEPAGSPVLSGGEPGPHKIQGIGAGFIPKVLNRAILDRVITVTDDEAYQTAKQLSKKEGLLVGISAGANVFASQKVAQELGPGKNVVTILCDTGERYISIEKYFNI; from the coding sequence ATGCAACTGCACAAAGACATTACGGAACTGATTGGACGGACTCCCCTGGTGCGTCTGAACCGGTTATCTCCAGCAGGCGGAGCCTCGATCTACGGCAAAGTCGAATTCTTTAACCCGGGCGGAAGCATCAAGGACCGGATCTGCCTCAATATGATCAACGAGGCGGAACGACTCGGCACCTTGAAGCCTGGCGGCACCATCGTCGAACCGACCAGCGGAAACACCGGGATCGGACTGGCCTTGGTCGCAGCGGTCCGTGGCTATAAGCTGATCCTCGTGATGCCGGAAAGCATGAGCATGGAGCGGGCGAGTCTCTTATCGTCCTATGGCGCGCAGCTCGTCTTGACGCCGGCCTGGGAAGGGATGAAGGGCTCGATTCGCGAGGCGGAAAGCATCATCGCGCAGAATCCGTCGTACTATATGCCGGATCAGTTTTCGAACCCGGCCAATCCGGCCATGCATAAGAAGACCACGGCGCTCGAGATTCTGGAAGCGCTCGATGGAAAGATCGATGCCTTCGTGGCGGCAGTGGGCACGGGCGGCACCATTACCGGCTGCGGGGAATTGTTCAAGGAGCGGAATCCCGACGTGAAGATCATTGCAGTGGAACCGGCCGGATCGCCGGTCTTATCCGGCGGAGAGCCAGGCCCCCACAAGATTCAGGGCATCGGCGCAGGGTTCATCCCGAAAGTGCTGAACCGGGCCATTCTGGATCGCGTGATCACGGTGACCGACGACGAGGCCTATCAAACGGCCAAGCAGCTCTCGAAGAAGGAAGGCCTCTTGGTGGGCATCTCCGCTGGAGCCAACGTGTTTGCCTCGCAGAAAGTGGCCCAGGAACTCGGGCCAGGCAAAAACGTTGTCACCATCCTCTGCGACACGGGCGAGCGGTATATCAGCATCGAAAAGTATTTTAACATTTAG
- the moeB gene encoding molybdopterin-synthase adenylyltransferase MoeB, with amino-acid sequence MEFTEDQISRYSRHILLPEVGGKGQKKIAKAKILLVGAGGLGSPAALYLAAAGIGHIGLIDGDVVDLTNLQRQILHHTSDVGRPKVLSGKEKIQGLNPDVQVSMYEERLTAANALKIISDYDVVIDGVDNFTAKFLINDACFFAGKPLVHGGILRFDGRVTTIVPKQSACYRCVFKTPPPAGLVASCQEAGVIGVLAGIIGTIQATEALKLILGIGQPLTNRLLDFDARKTLFREIKVKRNPDCALCGAHPTITELFDDGDPFAGCTVRP; translated from the coding sequence ATGGAATTTACCGAAGATCAAATATCCCGCTACAGTCGGCATATTCTATTGCCTGAAGTCGGTGGCAAGGGACAGAAGAAGATCGCCAAGGCCAAGATCCTCCTGGTCGGCGCTGGCGGCCTCGGTTCGCCTGCCGCCCTCTATTTGGCTGCGGCCGGGATCGGGCACATCGGCCTCATCGATGGCGACGTGGTGGACCTGACCAATCTGCAACGCCAGATCCTGCACCATACGTCGGATGTCGGACGGCCCAAGGTCCTCTCAGGGAAAGAAAAGATCCAGGGCTTGAACCCCGACGTCCAGGTCTCGATGTACGAAGAGCGGCTCACGGCCGCCAATGCGCTGAAGATCATTAGCGATTACGACGTCGTCATCGACGGGGTCGATAACTTCACGGCCAAGTTCTTGATCAACGACGCCTGTTTCTTTGCCGGGAAGCCGCTGGTCCATGGCGGCATCCTGCGCTTCGACGGGCGTGTGACGACCATTGTGCCGAAGCAGTCCGCCTGCTATCGTTGCGTGTTCAAGACGCCGCCGCCTGCCGGGTTGGTCGCGTCCTGCCAAGAAGCTGGCGTGATCGGCGTGTTGGCCGGCATCATCGGCACGATTCAAGCGACAGAAGCCTTGAAGCTGATCCTGGGCATCGGGCAGCCGCTCACGAACCGGCTCCTGGACTTCGATGCGCGCAAGACGCTGTTCCGAGAGATTAAAGTGAAACGCAATCCCGATTGCGCGCTCTGCGGCGCGCACCCGACGATTACCGAGTTGTTCGACGACGGCGATCCGTTTGCTGGCTGTACCGTCCGGCCATAA
- the thrC gene encoding threonine synthase produces MAKMKALVCRECAKEYPTKAIHVCEMCFGPLEVKYNYEEIKKNISRKKIQDGPLSIWRYADLLPVEGPNFLGPHAGMTPLVRAKNLGAFLGLDELYIKNDTVNHPTLSFKDRVVAVAITRARELGFETIACASTGNLANSVAAHAAAAGMRAYVFIPGDLEAAKVLGNLIYKPNVVEVEGNYDDVNRLCSEIAGEYPWAFVNINVRPYYAEGSKTLAYETVEQLGWRTPDQVVIPMASGSLLTKIWKGLHEMKTLGLVDEVRTRINGAQAEGCSPISTAFKAGRDFFKPVKPKTIAKSLAIGNPADGYYALKATAESKGSMDMVTDEEVVEGIKLLAQTEGIFAETAGGVTIGVLQKLVKQGTIKKGDVTVAYITGNGLKTQEAVIDAVGRPHRIQPSLASFEKTFKMGKNGGGDA; encoded by the coding sequence ATGGCGAAGATGAAAGCGCTGGTTTGTCGCGAGTGCGCAAAAGAATATCCGACGAAGGCGATCCACGTCTGCGAGATGTGCTTTGGCCCCCTCGAAGTGAAGTACAACTACGAGGAAATCAAAAAGAACATTTCCCGCAAGAAGATCCAAGATGGGCCATTGAGCATCTGGCGCTACGCCGATCTCCTGCCGGTTGAGGGACCGAACTTTCTCGGCCCCCATGCCGGCATGACCCCGCTGGTGCGCGCGAAAAATCTTGGCGCCTTTCTGGGGCTGGATGAGCTCTACATCAAGAACGACACGGTGAACCATCCCACCCTCTCGTTCAAAGATCGGGTAGTCGCCGTCGCCATCACCAGGGCGCGCGAACTGGGATTTGAAACCATCGCCTGCGCCTCGACCGGCAATCTGGCCAATTCCGTCGCAGCCCATGCGGCTGCCGCCGGCATGCGCGCCTACGTGTTCATTCCCGGCGATCTGGAAGCGGCCAAGGTCCTCGGCAACTTGATCTACAAGCCGAACGTGGTCGAAGTCGAAGGCAACTACGACGACGTCAACCGCCTCTGCAGCGAAATTGCCGGCGAATATCCCTGGGCCTTCGTGAATATCAACGTGCGCCCCTACTATGCGGAAGGCTCGAAGACGCTCGCCTACGAAACCGTGGAGCAACTCGGCTGGCGCACGCCGGATCAAGTGGTCATCCCGATGGCCTCCGGCTCGCTCCTGACCAAGATCTGGAAGGGTCTCCATGAAATGAAAACCCTGGGGCTGGTCGACGAGGTGCGCACCAGGATCAACGGCGCGCAAGCCGAAGGCTGCTCCCCCATTTCGACGGCCTTCAAGGCGGGACGGGATTTCTTCAAGCCGGTAAAACCGAAGACCATCGCCAAGTCGCTGGCCATCGGCAACCCGGCCGACGGCTACTACGCGCTCAAAGCCACGGCCGAGAGCAAGGGCTCCATGGACATGGTGACGGACGAGGAAGTAGTCGAAGGGATCAAGCTGCTGGCGCAAACGGAAGGGATCTTCGCGGAAACGGCCGGCGGGGTCACGATCGGCGTGCTGCAGAAGCTGGTCAAGCAGGGCACGATCAAGAAAGGCGACGTCACGGTCGCCTATATCACCGGCAACGGATTGAAGACGCAGGAAGCGGTGATCGATGCGGTCGGCAGGCCTCACCGCATTCAGCCGAGCCTCGCGAGTTTCGAGAAAACCTTTAAGATGGGGAAAAATGGTGGTGGTGACGCATGA
- a CDS encoding MoaD/ThiS family protein, with amino-acid sequence MIKVRIPTPLRPLTKGLGEVETEATSITAMIDTLNSAHPGIKDRLCDETGELRRFVNIYVNEEDIRFLKGKETSLKSGDEVSIVPAIAGG; translated from the coding sequence ATGATTAAAGTTCGCATTCCAACCCCGCTCCGTCCCCTCACGAAGGGACTGGGAGAGGTCGAGACAGAAGCCACGAGCATCACGGCAATGATCGATACCTTGAACAGCGCCCATCCCGGGATCAAGGATCGCCTCTGTGACGAAACCGGTGAGCTTCGCCGTTTCGTGAATATTTACGTCAACGAGGAAGACATTCGATTCCTCAAGGGCAAAGAGACCTCGCTGAAAAGCGGCGACGAAGTCTCGATTGTGCCAGCCATTGCAGGAGGCTAG
- a CDS encoding NIL domain-containing protein, protein MASMKVHIRFPEDKIKEPVIYQIGHEFKVVTNVRRADVRETTGWMDVELTGESAEVERAVAGLRKKGVIVDPIELDVVE, encoded by the coding sequence ATGGCAAGCATGAAAGTGCATATCCGGTTTCCGGAAGACAAGATCAAAGAGCCGGTCATCTATCAGATCGGGCACGAGTTCAAGGTGGTCACAAATGTCCGGCGGGCGGACGTGCGGGAAACCACCGGCTGGATGGATGTCGAGCTGACCGGAGAGAGCGCGGAAGTCGAACGGGCGGTCGCAGGCCTTCGCAAGAAAGGCGTCATCGTCGACCCGATCGAATTGGATGTGGTCGAATAA
- the moeB gene encoding molybdopterin-synthase adenylyltransferase MoeB: MELTEQQIQRYSRQIILNEMGGKGQMKLLKAKVLLIGAGGLGSPAGLYLAAAGIGTIGLVDGDVVDLSNLQRQVMHSTATVGMPKVESGRKTLSAINPEITIKTYHQNVDSDNILALVSEYDIVLDGSDNFATRFLVNDACFFAKKTLISASMFRFEGQLTTIKPHAGYPCYRCLYPEPPPAGLVPNCQEAGVLGVLAGTMGILQASEAIKEILGIGETMADRLMIYDALEMKFRKVRRPKDPACPLCGENPKIKDLSMDYVVSCTI; the protein is encoded by the coding sequence ATGGAACTGACCGAACAACAGATTCAACGATACAGCCGCCAGATTATTCTCAATGAGATGGGCGGCAAGGGCCAAATGAAGCTGCTCAAGGCGAAAGTCTTGTTGATCGGCGCAGGTGGGCTCGGCTCCCCTGCCGGACTCTATCTTGCGGCAGCCGGCATCGGCACCATCGGCTTGGTCGATGGCGACGTCGTCGATCTCTCGAATTTGCAGCGGCAGGTCATGCACTCGACCGCCACGGTGGGCATGCCAAAGGTGGAGTCTGGCCGCAAAACCCTCTCGGCCATCAATCCTGAAATCACGATTAAGACCTACCACCAGAACGTGGATAGCGATAATATTCTTGCGCTGGTGTCCGAATATGACATCGTGCTGGACGGGTCCGACAACTTTGCCACGCGCTTCCTCGTCAACGATGCCTGCTTCTTCGCCAAGAAGACGCTCATCTCCGCCAGCATGTTCCGCTTCGAGGGGCAGCTCACCACGATCAAGCCCCATGCAGGCTATCCCTGCTACCGTTGCCTCTACCCAGAGCCGCCGCCTGCTGGCTTGGTTCCGAATTGCCAAGAAGCTGGTGTCCTGGGAGTCCTCGCCGGGACCATGGGCATCCTGCAAGCGTCGGAAGCAATCAAGGAAATCCTCGGCATCGGCGAAACCATGGCTGATCGCCTGATGATCTACGATGCCCTGGAGATGAAATTCAGGAAGGTTCGCCGTCCCAAAGACCCGGCCTGCCCGCTCTGCGGCGAGAATCCGAAGATCAAAGATCTCAGCATGGACTATGTCGTCAGCTGCACCATTTAA
- a CDS encoding M67 family metallopeptidase, with protein sequence MADLVIPQAILDDMVAHARELDPYECCGLLAGSHGTVTQIYRIKNIVALEGAEKLSSFDPAKAAHLERLSPAERAEIAFVMDMADFSAAKKDIRNKGLDLQVVYHSHPHDPARPSVTDIKIATDYEEIWPKINLPIPAYLLVSLMDKSKPDIRCYWIKGGTVMPTQITTTA encoded by the coding sequence GTGGCTGATCTCGTCATTCCTCAAGCAATCCTCGACGACATGGTAGCCCACGCGAGGGAACTCGATCCCTACGAATGCTGCGGGCTCCTGGCCGGAAGCCACGGCACTGTCACCCAGATCTATCGGATCAAGAACATCGTCGCGCTTGAGGGAGCAGAGAAACTGTCGTCCTTCGACCCGGCAAAGGCTGCGCATCTGGAGCGGCTCTCACCGGCCGAACGGGCCGAGATTGCCTTTGTGATGGACATGGCTGACTTTTCCGCGGCCAAGAAGGACATTCGAAACAAGGGCCTGGATCTGCAAGTGGTCTACCATTCCCATCCACATGACCCGGCTCGCCCCTCCGTCACCGACATCAAGATTGCCACGGACTACGAAGAGATCTGGCCGAAAATCAACCTGCCGATCCCGGCCTATCTGCTCGTGTCGCTCATGGATAAGTCGAAACCGGACATTCGCTGTTACTGGATCAAGGGCGGGACGGTCATGCCGACGCAAATCACCACAACCGCCTAG
- a CDS encoding ABC transporter ATP-binding protein: MKILLRVLQYLSPYRSMVVGTFLFAGLATAFELIPAWLIKVLIDEVIQAHRTELLSWVFGGLVAAYLLRNLCSSMRIRLNNSLEQQVVHDLHVQVFSSLQRLSISFFENRPTGEIMSRVLNDTEHMQRIFVDGLEQTITASLTLIGIMTVLFWLNWKLALLALLPIPLLVLGAAEFTKRVHGHYQAIRKGAAELNALLQDALAGIRETMGFNRQSYEQERFGRKSDRCRHETLQAMYLWSFYSPGMALIGSLGGVLVLWFGVAEVLQQHLSVGELVMFISYSALFYVPINQIHSVNHMLQHALAASERVFDILDIVPDVHDRLGLATPPNRLKGEVAFQHVKFHYRADVPILMDICIAVQAGERVALVGPSGAGKSTTLKLIPRFYDVTDGSVTIDGYDIRELPLDFLRSQIGLVQQEPFLFNGTVRENILYGNLSAGQDAVEAAAKAARAHEFIMALPEGYDTWIGERGVKLSVGQRQRVSIARVLLKDPPIVLFDEATSNIDTETEVKIREALNELTRGRTTIIIAHRLSTIHDVDRIIVVDHGHVVEDGTHEALIGRGGVYSRLYEAQFQV, encoded by the coding sequence GTGAAAATCCTTCTGCGCGTGCTTCAGTACCTCAGCCCCTACCGGTCCATGGTGGTGGGCACGTTTCTCTTTGCCGGTTTGGCGACGGCATTCGAACTGATTCCTGCGTGGCTCATCAAGGTGCTGATTGACGAGGTGATTCAGGCCCATCGCACGGAGCTGCTGTCGTGGGTGTTCGGCGGGCTGGTGGCGGCCTATCTGCTTCGTAATCTTTGCAGTTCGATGCGCATTCGGCTGAACAATTCGCTGGAACAGCAAGTCGTGCACGATCTGCACGTGCAGGTGTTTTCCTCATTGCAACGGCTCTCGATCAGCTTCTTCGAAAATCGTCCGACTGGCGAGATCATGTCGCGGGTCTTGAACGACACCGAACATATGCAGCGGATTTTTGTCGATGGGTTGGAGCAGACCATTACGGCCAGCCTCACCCTCATCGGGATCATGACGGTTCTCTTCTGGCTCAATTGGAAGCTGGCTCTGTTGGCCTTGCTGCCGATCCCGCTGCTGGTGCTCGGGGCTGCCGAGTTTACCAAGCGGGTGCATGGGCATTACCAGGCCATCCGCAAGGGAGCGGCCGAGCTCAACGCGCTGTTACAGGATGCGCTGGCCGGCATTCGCGAGACGATGGGGTTCAACCGGCAATCCTATGAACAGGAACGCTTCGGGCGAAAAAGTGACCGGTGCCGCCACGAGACGCTGCAGGCGATGTATCTTTGGTCGTTCTATTCGCCAGGCATGGCGCTGATCGGAAGTTTGGGCGGGGTGTTGGTGCTGTGGTTTGGAGTCGCCGAAGTCCTCCAACAGCATCTTTCGGTCGGCGAACTCGTAATGTTCATATCCTATTCGGCTCTGTTTTATGTGCCGATCAATCAAATTCATTCCGTCAATCACATGTTGCAACATGCTCTGGCGGCCAGCGAGCGAGTGTTCGACATTCTCGATATCGTACCGGACGTGCATGACCGGCTCGGGCTGGCGACGCCGCCGAACCGGCTGAAGGGCGAAGTGGCCTTTCAGCATGTGAAGTTCCACTATCGGGCGGATGTGCCGATTCTGATGGATATCTGTATTGCCGTGCAGGCCGGGGAGCGGGTCGCGTTGGTCGGACCGAGCGGAGCGGGAAAGAGTACGACGCTCAAGCTGATTCCGAGATTCTACGATGTGACGGATGGATCGGTTACGATTGATGGATACGATATCCGTGAGCTTCCGTTGGACTTTCTGCGAAGCCAGATTGGCTTGGTGCAACAGGAGCCGTTTTTATTTAACGGCACGGTCCGCGAGAATATCCTCTATGGGAATCTGTCGGCGGGACAGGATGCGGTGGAAGCCGCCGCTAAAGCCGCCCGTGCTCATGAATTCATCATGGCTCTGCCGGAGGGCTATGACACCTGGATCGGGGAGCGGGGCGTCAAGCTTTCAGTCGGGCAGAGACAGCGGGTGTCGATCGCGCGGGTCCTCCTGAAAGATCCTCCCATCGTCCTGTTCGACGAGGCGACCTCGAATATCGATACCGAAACCGAGGTGAAGATTCGGGAAGCCCTCAATGAGCTGACCAGGGGACGGACGACGATTATCATCGCCCATCGGCTGTCGACGATCCACGATGTGGACCGCATTATCGTCGTCGATCACGGTCATGTCGTCGAAGACGGGACGCACGAGGCCTTAATTGGGCGAGGCGGAGTCTACTCGCGGTTGTACGAAGCCCAGTTCCAAGTTTGA
- the def gene encoding peptide deformylase, with product MAILPIAKLGNPILRQVAAKVDPRDIRTKELQRFIDDLFETMLDEPGIGLASPQVSRSIQLVVLGCEGDGEDAFPNTVLINPKIVFYGPQQEENWEGCLSVDGLRGKVTRPSLVRVQALDRDGKSIDIEATGLYAVCIQHEMDHLIGKLFVDRMTDMSTLTQLAEFSRYWQKESTPVI from the coding sequence ATGGCTATTCTCCCGATTGCAAAGCTCGGCAACCCGATTCTCCGCCAGGTGGCGGCGAAGGTGGACCCTCGCGACATTCGCACGAAAGAACTGCAGCGCTTCATCGACGACCTCTTTGAAACCATGCTGGATGAGCCTGGCATCGGGTTGGCCTCGCCCCAGGTTTCCCGCTCGATCCAATTGGTGGTCCTGGGTTGTGAGGGCGATGGCGAGGATGCCTTTCCCAATACCGTCCTCATCAATCCCAAGATCGTGTTCTATGGTCCGCAGCAGGAAGAAAACTGGGAAGGCTGTCTGAGCGTCGACGGCTTGCGCGGGAAGGTCACGCGCCCCTCCCTGGTGCGAGTCCAGGCGCTGGATCGCGACGGCAAGTCGATCGATATCGAAGCGACCGGTCTCTATGCGGTTTGTATCCAGCACGAGATGGATCACCTGATCGGCAAGCTGTTCGTGGATCGGATGACCGATATGTCCACGCTCACGCAACTCGCGGAGTTCAGTCGCTATTGGCAAAAAGAATCGACCCCGGTCATTTAA
- a CDS encoding HEAT repeat domain-containing protein, with amino-acid sequence MTVQLRYAGVWGIVLSVVLAGMAQPLWAESVVKAWVVPVQMPYEMPPKGQDLPAESVPQNTKPLTPEEVQRAEALLPLLEGKQEFWAMGEFVHLGEPAVPVLVKGLTMSGPRIRYNVIETISMLKAVSAVPALVAAAKEPNEVPRVREHALRVAVRLDAAKVVEAIEVMAKDPNSSIRKTAAFEARYVREKTVVPVLIGMVADEERFVALSALHSLWILTRHETEFHDWEASSKQDRQEWGVEWSEWWNGQKDSFEMPDPKRSTHSR; translated from the coding sequence ATGACCGTGCAACTACGATATGCAGGTGTCTGGGGGATCGTCTTGTCGGTGGTGCTGGCGGGTATGGCGCAACCCCTTTGGGCTGAATCGGTCGTCAAGGCATGGGTCGTCCCGGTCCAGATGCCCTACGAGATGCCTCCGAAGGGGCAAGATCTTCCGGCTGAATCAGTCCCGCAGAATACGAAGCCTTTGACGCCTGAAGAGGTGCAGCGGGCGGAGGCCCTGCTGCCCTTGCTCGAAGGCAAGCAAGAGTTCTGGGCAATGGGAGAATTCGTGCATCTGGGCGAGCCAGCCGTGCCGGTCCTGGTCAAGGGGCTGACGATGTCGGGGCCGCGCATTCGATACAACGTCATTGAAACGATTTCGATGTTGAAGGCGGTTTCAGCCGTCCCCGCCCTCGTGGCAGCGGCCAAGGAGCCGAACGAGGTGCCCCGGGTGCGGGAACATGCCTTGCGGGTGGCGGTGCGATTGGATGCGGCCAAAGTGGTGGAGGCGATCGAGGTCATGGCCAAGGATCCGAATTCGTCGATCCGGAAAACTGCGGCATTCGAGGCCCGCTATGTGAGAGAGAAGACGGTGGTGCCGGTGCTGATCGGGATGGTGGCAGACGAGGAACGGTTTGTCGCCCTCTCAGCGCTTCATTCGCTCTGGATCCTGACCAGGCATGAAACGGAGTTTCACGATTGGGAGGCCTCAAGCAAGCAAGACCGCCAAGAATGGGGAGTCGAGTGGTCGGAATGGTGGAACGGCCAAAAGGATAGTTTCGAAATGCCGGATCCGAAGCGGTCAACCCATTCGCGGTAG